In Oryza sativa Japonica Group chromosome 2, ASM3414082v1, the following are encoded in one genomic region:
- the LOC4329607 gene encoding uncharacterized protein isoform X3 has protein sequence MAEAYLADKCMVFCSRYLDGFETKHNRPSRNDDTHELDSYPIVKQGSSIFSHVGKPLGKPSNYVIRGMAKVQAHRYVLFNCSDVNKYLRAHADQIASTYPRRGVNPKTIERVQNEKFHEWFRAHIMDLERKNGLHIVNEDVRWLARGPLDAAKRYRAFNTRGFRFRPKRLDGVTQNSGVVLTAKKSSYTKASDANPILGDVTYYGRIIDIIELNYSGKFSVVLFKCEWVDVISGKGIKKDKYDYTLVNFSHLIHTGEKIEHEPFILPNQADQVFYVDDPMNPGWSVVRKMKPMDIYDTGKEEWIDEMEAEPFHVSHLGELFDQSNNQHWVRADVEGTMVDANNGLGTEVLWYFVSSIQGMERNKQYKMLEENGKNLIVIQVSREQMKFSHVARPTSSSLLVT, from the exons ATGGCTGAAGCATATTTGGCAGATAAGTGCATGGTTTTTTGTTCACGATATCTTGATGGTTTTGAGACTAAGCATAACCGTCCTTCGAGGAATGATGATACACATGAGCTAGATAGTTATCCTATTGTGAAACAAGGATCATCAATATTTTCTCATGTTGGAAAACCACTTGGAAAGCCTAGCAACTATGTTATAAGGGGTATGGCTAAAGTACAAGCACATCGATATGTGTTGTTCAATTGTTCAGATGTTAATAAGTACTTGCG AGCTCATGCTGATCAGATTGCAAGTACGTATCCTCGACGTGGTGTCAATCCAAAAACTATTGAGCGTGTACAAAATGAGAAATTCCATGAATGGTTTAGAGCACAT ATAATGGATCTGGAGCGGAAGAATGGCTTGCACATTGTCAACGAAGATGTTAGATGGCTAGCCCGTGGTCCACTTGATGCAGCCAAACGATATCGTGCTTTTAACACTCGTGGTTTCAGATTTAGGCCTAAACGCTTGGATGGAGTGACACAAAATAGTGGGGTTGTGCTAACTGCAAAAAAATCTAGCTACACTAAAGCAAGTGACGCTAATCCAATTTTAGGTGATGTTACATATTATGGGAGGATAATAGATATTATTGAGCTGAACTACTCTGGAAAATTTTCAGTGGTCTTATTTAAATGTGAATGGGTGGATGTTATTTCTGGAAAAGGAATTAAAAAGGACAAATATGATTATACACTTGTCAACTTCTCACATCTTATACATACAGGAGAAAAAATTGAGCATGAGCCTTTTATTCTTCCTAACCAAGCTGATCAAGTGTTTTATGTGGATGACCCAATGAACCCAGGGTGGTCTGTAGTAAGGAAAATGAAACCCATGGACATATATGATACTGGCAAAGAGGAATGGATAGATGAGATGGAAGCTGAGCCTTTTCATGTTTCACACCTCGGGGAGTTATTCGATCAATCAAACAATCAACACTGGGTTAGAGCTGATGTTGAAGGAACAATGGTTGATGCTAATAATGGACTTGGCACTGAGGTACTTTGGTACTTTGTTAGCTCCATTCAAG GTATGGAAAGGAATAAACAATACAAGATGCTGGAAGAGAATGGTAAAAACTTAATAGTTATCCAAGTCAGTAGAGAACAAATGAAGTTTTCACATGTGGCAAGGCCTACGTCAAGCAGTCTATTGGTTACCTAG
- the LOC112937984 gene encoding uncharacterized protein has product MDEQPELDEDDQGRVAWKGDALHQVLGEEKPGQVHGMGLLPVPNHVYGQTSHHLRNINITTVEGTPHEVAIHIIDDVEKLKEHAQKQDQLIQQLLKEKTDRKNKQEKVSLKKKKLRKVNRLKGYHSNSQLQAVHSKRKRVQCDAADREDLLSQQRYPFKDIYEDDDLSFSTEKEEPHYQEAPPSPWSAHSFRQEEMAKEGQKMFVKSTDNAHDQVIQSRVRSKKTRPSPMEVVLR; this is encoded by the exons ATGGATGAACAACCTGAGCTGGATGAAGATGATCAAGGAAGAGTTGCATGGAAAGGTGATGCCTTACATCAAGTTTTAGGTGAAGAGAAACCTGGACAAGTGCATGGTATGGGACTACTTCCAGTTCCCAACCATGTTTATGGCCAAACATCACACCATCTCAGGAACATTAATATCACTACCGTAGAGGGTACACCACATGAAGTAGCGATACATattattgatgatgtggagaAGTTAAAGGAGCATGCACAGAAGCAAGATCAGCTTATTCAACAACTGCTTAAAGAAAAGACTGATAGGAAAAACAAACAGGAAAAGGtgtccttgaaaaaaaaaaagctaagaaAG GTCAATCGACTAAAAGGATATCATAGCAACTCTCAGCTACAAGCAGTACATTCTAAAAGAAAG AGAGTCCAATGCGACGCAGCTGATCGAGAAGACCTCCTGAGTCAGCAAAGATATCCATTCAAG GACATATATGAGGACGATGACTTGTCATTCTCTACTGAAAAG GAAGAACCCCATTATCAAGAAGCACCACCATCACCATGGTCCGCTCATTCCTTTCGACAAGAAGAG ATGGCTAAAGAAGGGCAGAAAATGTTCGTAAAGAGCACGGACAATGCACATGATCAAGTGATTCAAAGCCGTGTGCGTTCAAAGAAGACGCGCCCTTCACCAATGGAG GTGGTGTTGAGATAG
- the LOC4329607 gene encoding uncharacterized protein isoform X6 — MAEAYLADKCMVFCSRYLDGFETKHNRPSRNDDTHELDSYPIVKQGSSIFSHVGKPLGKPSNYVIRGMAKVQAHRYVLFNCSDVNKYLRAHADQIASTYPRRGVNPKTIERVQNEKFHEWFRAHIMDLERKNGLHIVNEDVRWLARGPLDAAKRYRAFNTRGFRFRPKRLDGVTQNSGVVLTAKKSSYTKASDANPILGDVTYYGRIIDIIELNYSGKFSVVLFKCEWVDVISGKGIKKDKYDYTLVNFSHLIHTGEKIEHEPFILPNQADQVFYVDDPMNPGWSVVRKMKPMDIYDTGKEEWIDEMEAEPFHVSHLGELFDQSNNQHWVRADVEGTMVDANNGLGTEVLWYFVSSIQGN; from the exons ATGGCTGAAGCATATTTGGCAGATAAGTGCATGGTTTTTTGTTCACGATATCTTGATGGTTTTGAGACTAAGCATAACCGTCCTTCGAGGAATGATGATACACATGAGCTAGATAGTTATCCTATTGTGAAACAAGGATCATCAATATTTTCTCATGTTGGAAAACCACTTGGAAAGCCTAGCAACTATGTTATAAGGGGTATGGCTAAAGTACAAGCACATCGATATGTGTTGTTCAATTGTTCAGATGTTAATAAGTACTTGCG AGCTCATGCTGATCAGATTGCAAGTACGTATCCTCGACGTGGTGTCAATCCAAAAACTATTGAGCGTGTACAAAATGAGAAATTCCATGAATGGTTTAGAGCACAT ATAATGGATCTGGAGCGGAAGAATGGCTTGCACATTGTCAACGAAGATGTTAGATGGCTAGCCCGTGGTCCACTTGATGCAGCCAAACGATATCGTGCTTTTAACACTCGTGGTTTCAGATTTAGGCCTAAACGCTTGGATGGAGTGACACAAAATAGTGGGGTTGTGCTAACTGCAAAAAAATCTAGCTACACTAAAGCAAGTGACGCTAATCCAATTTTAGGTGATGTTACATATTATGGGAGGATAATAGATATTATTGAGCTGAACTACTCTGGAAAATTTTCAGTGGTCTTATTTAAATGTGAATGGGTGGATGTTATTTCTGGAAAAGGAATTAAAAAGGACAAATATGATTATACACTTGTCAACTTCTCACATCTTATACATACAGGAGAAAAAATTGAGCATGAGCCTTTTATTCTTCCTAACCAAGCTGATCAAGTGTTTTATGTGGATGACCCAATGAACCCAGGGTGGTCTGTAGTAAGGAAAATGAAACCCATGGACATATATGATACTGGCAAAGAGGAATGGATAGATGAGATGGAAGCTGAGCCTTTTCATGTTTCACACCTCGGGGAGTTATTCGATCAATCAAACAATCAACACTGGGTTAGAGCTGATGTTGAAGGAACAATGGTTGATGCTAATAATGGACTTGGCACTGAGGTACTTTGGTACTTTGTTAGCTCCATTCAAG GAAATTAA
- the LOC4329607 gene encoding uncharacterized protein isoform X4, with translation METRAKGSKHQSTRYLGVLKSYVRNRAHPKGSMAEAYLADKCMVFCSRYLDGFETKHNRPSRNDDTHELDSYPIVKQGSSIFSHVGKPLGKPSNYVIRGMAKVQAHRYVLFNCSDVNKYLRAHADQIASTYPRRGVNPKTIERVQNEKFHEWFRAHIMDLERKNGLHIVNEDVRWLARGPLDAAKRYRAFNTRGFRFRPKRLDGVTQNSGVVLTAKKSSYTKASDANPILGDVTYYGRIIDIIELNYSGKFSVVLFKCEWVDVISGKGIKKDKYDYTLVNFSHLIHTGEKIEHEPFILPNQADQVFYVDDPMNPGWSVVRKMKPMDIYDTGKEEWIDEMEAEPFHVSHLGELFDQSNNQHWVRADVEGTMVDANNGLGTEEIKTALSCTCSYRYGKE, from the exons ATGGAGACAAGGGCTAAAGGATCCAAGCACCAATCCACCAG GTACCTTGGTGTGCTGAAGTCATATGTGCGTAATAGAGCTCATCCGAAGGGATCAATGGCTGAAGCATATTTGGCAGATAAGTGCATGGTTTTTTGTTCACGATATCTTGATGGTTTTGAGACTAAGCATAACCGTCCTTCGAGGAATGATGATACACATGAGCTAGATAGTTATCCTATTGTGAAACAAGGATCATCAATATTTTCTCATGTTGGAAAACCACTTGGAAAGCCTAGCAACTATGTTATAAGGGGTATGGCTAAAGTACAAGCACATCGATATGTGTTGTTCAATTGTTCAGATGTTAATAAGTACTTGCG AGCTCATGCTGATCAGATTGCAAGTACGTATCCTCGACGTGGTGTCAATCCAAAAACTATTGAGCGTGTACAAAATGAGAAATTCCATGAATGGTTTAGAGCACAT ATAATGGATCTGGAGCGGAAGAATGGCTTGCACATTGTCAACGAAGATGTTAGATGGCTAGCCCGTGGTCCACTTGATGCAGCCAAACGATATCGTGCTTTTAACACTCGTGGTTTCAGATTTAGGCCTAAACGCTTGGATGGAGTGACACAAAATAGTGGGGTTGTGCTAACTGCAAAAAAATCTAGCTACACTAAAGCAAGTGACGCTAATCCAATTTTAGGTGATGTTACATATTATGGGAGGATAATAGATATTATTGAGCTGAACTACTCTGGAAAATTTTCAGTGGTCTTATTTAAATGTGAATGGGTGGATGTTATTTCTGGAAAAGGAATTAAAAAGGACAAATATGATTATACACTTGTCAACTTCTCACATCTTATACATACAGGAGAAAAAATTGAGCATGAGCCTTTTATTCTTCCTAACCAAGCTGATCAAGTGTTTTATGTGGATGACCCAATGAACCCAGGGTGGTCTGTAGTAAGGAAAATGAAACCCATGGACATATATGATACTGGCAAAGAGGAATGGATAGATGAGATGGAAGCTGAGCCTTTTCATGTTTCACACCTCGGGGAGTTATTCGATCAATCAAACAATCAACACTGGGTTAGAGCTGATGTTGAAGGAACAATGGTTGATGCTAATAATGGACTTGGCACTGAG GAAATTAAAACCGCGTTGTCATGCACATGCTCCTACAGGTATGGAAAGGAATAA
- the LOC4329607 gene encoding uncharacterized protein isoform X5 has translation METRAKGSKHQSTRYLGVLKSYVRNRAHPKGSMAEAYLADKCMVFCSRYLDGFETKHNRPSRNDDTHELDSYPIVKQGSSIFSHVGKPLGKPSNYVIRGMAKVQAHRYVLFNCSDVNKYLRAHADQIASTYPRRGVNPKTIERVQNEKFHEWFRAHIMDLERKNGLHIVNEDVRWLARGPLDAAKRYRAFNTRGFRFRPKRLDGVTQNSGVVLTAKKSSYTKASDANPILGDVTYYGRIIDIIELNYSGKFSVVLFKCEWVDVISGKGIKKDKYDYTLVNFSHLIHTGEKIEHEPFILPNQADQVFYVDDPMNPGWSVVRKMKPMDIYDTGKEEWIDEMEAEPFHVSHLGELFDQSNNQHWVRADVEGTMVDANNGLGTEVLWYFVSSIQGN, from the exons ATGGAGACAAGGGCTAAAGGATCCAAGCACCAATCCACCAG GTACCTTGGTGTGCTGAAGTCATATGTGCGTAATAGAGCTCATCCGAAGGGATCAATGGCTGAAGCATATTTGGCAGATAAGTGCATGGTTTTTTGTTCACGATATCTTGATGGTTTTGAGACTAAGCATAACCGTCCTTCGAGGAATGATGATACACATGAGCTAGATAGTTATCCTATTGTGAAACAAGGATCATCAATATTTTCTCATGTTGGAAAACCACTTGGAAAGCCTAGCAACTATGTTATAAGGGGTATGGCTAAAGTACAAGCACATCGATATGTGTTGTTCAATTGTTCAGATGTTAATAAGTACTTGCG AGCTCATGCTGATCAGATTGCAAGTACGTATCCTCGACGTGGTGTCAATCCAAAAACTATTGAGCGTGTACAAAATGAGAAATTCCATGAATGGTTTAGAGCACAT ATAATGGATCTGGAGCGGAAGAATGGCTTGCACATTGTCAACGAAGATGTTAGATGGCTAGCCCGTGGTCCACTTGATGCAGCCAAACGATATCGTGCTTTTAACACTCGTGGTTTCAGATTTAGGCCTAAACGCTTGGATGGAGTGACACAAAATAGTGGGGTTGTGCTAACTGCAAAAAAATCTAGCTACACTAAAGCAAGTGACGCTAATCCAATTTTAGGTGATGTTACATATTATGGGAGGATAATAGATATTATTGAGCTGAACTACTCTGGAAAATTTTCAGTGGTCTTATTTAAATGTGAATGGGTGGATGTTATTTCTGGAAAAGGAATTAAAAAGGACAAATATGATTATACACTTGTCAACTTCTCACATCTTATACATACAGGAGAAAAAATTGAGCATGAGCCTTTTATTCTTCCTAACCAAGCTGATCAAGTGTTTTATGTGGATGACCCAATGAACCCAGGGTGGTCTGTAGTAAGGAAAATGAAACCCATGGACATATATGATACTGGCAAAGAGGAATGGATAGATGAGATGGAAGCTGAGCCTTTTCATGTTTCACACCTCGGGGAGTTATTCGATCAATCAAACAATCAACACTGGGTTAGAGCTGATGTTGAAGGAACAATGGTTGATGCTAATAATGGACTTGGCACTGAGGTACTTTGGTACTTTGTTAGCTCCATTCAAG GAAATTAA
- the LOC4329607 gene encoding uncharacterized protein isoform X2, translated as METRAKGSKHQSTRYLGVLKSYVRNRAHPKGSMAEAYLADKCMVFCSRYLDGFETKHNRPSRNDDTHELDSYPIVKQGSSIFSHVGKPLGKPSNYVIRGMAKVQAHRYVLFNCSDVNKYLRAHADQIASTYPRRGVNPKTIERVQNEKFHEWFRAHIMDLERKNGLHIVNEDVRWLARGPLDAAKRYRAFNTRGFRFRPKRLDGVTQNSGVVLTAKKSSYTKASDANPILGDVTYYGRIIDIIELNYSGKFSVVLFKCEWVDVISGKGIKKDKYDYTLVNFSHLIHTGEKIEHEPFILPNQADQVFYVDDPMNPGWSVVRKMKPMDIYDTGKEEWIDEMEAEPFHVSHLGELFDQSNNQHWVRADVEGTMVDANNGLGTEVLWYFVSSIQVPCFLFHMEEQI; from the exons ATGGAGACAAGGGCTAAAGGATCCAAGCACCAATCCACCAG GTACCTTGGTGTGCTGAAGTCATATGTGCGTAATAGAGCTCATCCGAAGGGATCAATGGCTGAAGCATATTTGGCAGATAAGTGCATGGTTTTTTGTTCACGATATCTTGATGGTTTTGAGACTAAGCATAACCGTCCTTCGAGGAATGATGATACACATGAGCTAGATAGTTATCCTATTGTGAAACAAGGATCATCAATATTTTCTCATGTTGGAAAACCACTTGGAAAGCCTAGCAACTATGTTATAAGGGGTATGGCTAAAGTACAAGCACATCGATATGTGTTGTTCAATTGTTCAGATGTTAATAAGTACTTGCG AGCTCATGCTGATCAGATTGCAAGTACGTATCCTCGACGTGGTGTCAATCCAAAAACTATTGAGCGTGTACAAAATGAGAAATTCCATGAATGGTTTAGAGCACAT ATAATGGATCTGGAGCGGAAGAATGGCTTGCACATTGTCAACGAAGATGTTAGATGGCTAGCCCGTGGTCCACTTGATGCAGCCAAACGATATCGTGCTTTTAACACTCGTGGTTTCAGATTTAGGCCTAAACGCTTGGATGGAGTGACACAAAATAGTGGGGTTGTGCTAACTGCAAAAAAATCTAGCTACACTAAAGCAAGTGACGCTAATCCAATTTTAGGTGATGTTACATATTATGGGAGGATAATAGATATTATTGAGCTGAACTACTCTGGAAAATTTTCAGTGGTCTTATTTAAATGTGAATGGGTGGATGTTATTTCTGGAAAAGGAATTAAAAAGGACAAATATGATTATACACTTGTCAACTTCTCACATCTTATACATACAGGAGAAAAAATTGAGCATGAGCCTTTTATTCTTCCTAACCAAGCTGATCAAGTGTTTTATGTGGATGACCCAATGAACCCAGGGTGGTCTGTAGTAAGGAAAATGAAACCCATGGACATATATGATACTGGCAAAGAGGAATGGATAGATGAGATGGAAGCTGAGCCTTTTCATGTTTCACACCTCGGGGAGTTATTCGATCAATCAAACAATCAACACTGGGTTAGAGCTGATGTTGAAGGAACAATGGTTGATGCTAATAATGGACTTGGCACTGAGGTACTTTGGTACTTTGTTAGCTCCATTCAAG TGCCATGCTTCTTGTTTCATATGGAGGAACAAATATAA
- the LOC4329607 gene encoding uncharacterized protein isoform X1, translated as METRAKGSKHQSTRYLGVLKSYVRNRAHPKGSMAEAYLADKCMVFCSRYLDGFETKHNRPSRNDDTHELDSYPIVKQGSSIFSHVGKPLGKPSNYVIRGMAKVQAHRYVLFNCSDVNKYLRAHADQIASTYPRRGVNPKTIERVQNEKFHEWFRAHIMDLERKNGLHIVNEDVRWLARGPLDAAKRYRAFNTRGFRFRPKRLDGVTQNSGVVLTAKKSSYTKASDANPILGDVTYYGRIIDIIELNYSGKFSVVLFKCEWVDVISGKGIKKDKYDYTLVNFSHLIHTGEKIEHEPFILPNQADQVFYVDDPMNPGWSVVRKMKPMDIYDTGKEEWIDEMEAEPFHVSHLGELFDQSNNQHWVRADVEGTMVDANNGLGTEVLWYFVSSIQGMERNKQYKMLEENGKNLIVIQVSREQMKFSHVARPTSSSLLVT; from the exons ATGGAGACAAGGGCTAAAGGATCCAAGCACCAATCCACCAG GTACCTTGGTGTGCTGAAGTCATATGTGCGTAATAGAGCTCATCCGAAGGGATCAATGGCTGAAGCATATTTGGCAGATAAGTGCATGGTTTTTTGTTCACGATATCTTGATGGTTTTGAGACTAAGCATAACCGTCCTTCGAGGAATGATGATACACATGAGCTAGATAGTTATCCTATTGTGAAACAAGGATCATCAATATTTTCTCATGTTGGAAAACCACTTGGAAAGCCTAGCAACTATGTTATAAGGGGTATGGCTAAAGTACAAGCACATCGATATGTGTTGTTCAATTGTTCAGATGTTAATAAGTACTTGCG AGCTCATGCTGATCAGATTGCAAGTACGTATCCTCGACGTGGTGTCAATCCAAAAACTATTGAGCGTGTACAAAATGAGAAATTCCATGAATGGTTTAGAGCACAT ATAATGGATCTGGAGCGGAAGAATGGCTTGCACATTGTCAACGAAGATGTTAGATGGCTAGCCCGTGGTCCACTTGATGCAGCCAAACGATATCGTGCTTTTAACACTCGTGGTTTCAGATTTAGGCCTAAACGCTTGGATGGAGTGACACAAAATAGTGGGGTTGTGCTAACTGCAAAAAAATCTAGCTACACTAAAGCAAGTGACGCTAATCCAATTTTAGGTGATGTTACATATTATGGGAGGATAATAGATATTATTGAGCTGAACTACTCTGGAAAATTTTCAGTGGTCTTATTTAAATGTGAATGGGTGGATGTTATTTCTGGAAAAGGAATTAAAAAGGACAAATATGATTATACACTTGTCAACTTCTCACATCTTATACATACAGGAGAAAAAATTGAGCATGAGCCTTTTATTCTTCCTAACCAAGCTGATCAAGTGTTTTATGTGGATGACCCAATGAACCCAGGGTGGTCTGTAGTAAGGAAAATGAAACCCATGGACATATATGATACTGGCAAAGAGGAATGGATAGATGAGATGGAAGCTGAGCCTTTTCATGTTTCACACCTCGGGGAGTTATTCGATCAATCAAACAATCAACACTGGGTTAGAGCTGATGTTGAAGGAACAATGGTTGATGCTAATAATGGACTTGGCACTGAGGTACTTTGGTACTTTGTTAGCTCCATTCAAG GTATGGAAAGGAATAAACAATACAAGATGCTGGAAGAGAATGGTAAAAACTTAATAGTTATCCAAGTCAGTAGAGAACAAATGAAGTTTTCACATGTGGCAAGGCCTACGTCAAGCAGTCTATTGGTTACCTAG